One Mustelus asterias chromosome 10, sMusAst1.hap1.1, whole genome shotgun sequence DNA window includes the following coding sequences:
- the trmt9b gene encoding putative tRNA methyltransferase 9B isoform X1 yields the protein MDKEASRLEKDYVHSVYEKIAPHFNDTRYKAWPRVRQFLLEQEPGSLIADVGCGNGKYLCINKQAYKVGCDYCLPLVESAREQSYEAMVCDSLHLPYRDQCFDAILSIAAQLFAVNDSGKRPDSQLLKMQVIHHFSTKERRIQAIKEMARVLRVRGKIMIYVWAMEQNRRKFEKQDIFVPWSPAPPPSGSAGSKMLNGEGRSFQHNNNDDVFQKDSSFNTNKLPNNELDMRKKHTKGKEAPSLGMENTFLIEKSLKLWLFSQSLNSTLQFSSNNRTKNPKDLWMFQDYVASLKTNSMIKSFEQSKTDHVARFASNEFSYGHNSETVFDVLSKSQSPGHYSNSEPHAQLFDCPPTGSFEIQESSSIFHGCAEVSFPDLASPPLLQNELCNCAGANESATNTTRENNIDHAHPQMRRSLTTDSGDWPLEPWVSVKDKKDQIAYNSTCLRYYHVFKQGELIELIDKYTEGLQVIQTYYDHANWCVVVEKVRVYQT from the exons ATGGATAAAGAGGCAAGCCGCTTGGAGAAGGACTATGTTCATAGTGTCTATGAGAAGATTGCCCCTCACTTCAATGACACTCGTTACAAGGCCTGGCCTCGAGTACGACAGTTTCTGCTGGAACAAGAACCTGGCAGTCTCATTGCTGACGTTG GATGTGGAAATGGAAAATACCTTTGTATCAACAAGCAAGCCTACAAAGTAGGTTGTGACTATTGTCTGCCTCTGGTGGAATCAGCAAGGGAGCAGAGCTACGAAGCCATGGTATGTGACAGCTTGCATTTACCATATCGAGATCAGTGTTTTGATGCCATTCTATCAATCGCAG CACAGTTGTTTGCCGTAAATGACAGTGGAAAAAGACCAGACTCCCAACTGCTGAAGATGCAAG TGATTCACCATTTTTCCACAAAAGAACGCCGCATTCAAGCAATAAAGGAGATGGCAAGGGTTTTACGTGTAAGAGGGAAAATTATGATCTATGTATGGGCAATGGAACAAAACAGACGTAAGTTTGAAAAGCAAGATATTTTTGTTCCATGGAGTCCTGCACCTCCACCCTCAGGATCAGCAGGGTCCAAAATGCTAAATGGAGAAGGTCGATCATTCCAACACAATAATAATGATGATGTTTTTCAAAAAGACAGCTCTTTTAATACAAATAAGCTGCCAAACAATGAATTGGATATGCGTAAAAAACACACAAAGGGAAAGGAAGCACCCTCTTTGGGAATGGAGAATACATTTCtaattgaaaaatctttaaaGTTATGGCTGTTTTCTCAATCGCTGAATTCTACACTACAATTCAGCAGCAATAATAGAACAAAAAACCCCAAAGATCTGTGGATGTTTCAGGATTATGTTGCTTCACTTAAAACAAATAGTATGATAAAGTCCTTTGAACAAAGCAAAACTGACCACGTGGCCAGATTTGCTTCTAATGAGTTTTCCTACGGGCACAATTCTGAAACCGTTTTTGATGTCCTTTCCAAGTCACAATCACCTGGCCATTACAGCAATTCAGAGCCACACGCCCAATTATTTGACTGTCCACCCACAGGATCATTTGAAATCCAAGAATCTTCCAGCATATTTCATGGCTGCGCTGAAGTTTCCTTTCCCGATCTTGCTTCACCGCCTTTGCTTCAAAATGAGCTCTGCAACTGTGCTGGTGCAAATGAATCTGCAACCAACACCACCCGTGAGAATAATATTGACCATGCGCATCCACAGATGCGGAGAAGCTTGACTACTGACTCAGGTGACTGGCCTTTGGAGCCTTGGGTATCGGTAAAGGACAAAAAGGATCAGATTGCTTACAACAGTACTTGTCTCCGATACTATCATGTTTTCAAACAAGGCGAGCTTATTGAGCTCATTGACAAGTACACTGAAGGCCTGCAAGTGATTCAAACATATTACGATCACGCTAACTGGTGTGTTGTCGTGGAAAAAGTAAGAGTTTACCAAACTTGA
- the trmt9b gene encoding putative tRNA methyltransferase 9B isoform X2 — protein MDKEASRLEKDYVHSVYEKIAPHFNDTRYKAWPRVRQFLLEQEPGSLIADVGCGNGKYLCINKQAYKVGCDYCLPLVESAREQSYEAMVCDSLHLPYRDQCFDAILSIAVIHHFSTKERRIQAIKEMARVLRVRGKIMIYVWAMEQNRRKFEKQDIFVPWSPAPPPSGSAGSKMLNGEGRSFQHNNNDDVFQKDSSFNTNKLPNNELDMRKKHTKGKEAPSLGMENTFLIEKSLKLWLFSQSLNSTLQFSSNNRTKNPKDLWMFQDYVASLKTNSMIKSFEQSKTDHVARFASNEFSYGHNSETVFDVLSKSQSPGHYSNSEPHAQLFDCPPTGSFEIQESSSIFHGCAEVSFPDLASPPLLQNELCNCAGANESATNTTRENNIDHAHPQMRRSLTTDSGDWPLEPWVSVKDKKDQIAYNSTCLRYYHVFKQGELIELIDKYTEGLQVIQTYYDHANWCVVVEKVRVYQT, from the exons ATGGATAAAGAGGCAAGCCGCTTGGAGAAGGACTATGTTCATAGTGTCTATGAGAAGATTGCCCCTCACTTCAATGACACTCGTTACAAGGCCTGGCCTCGAGTACGACAGTTTCTGCTGGAACAAGAACCTGGCAGTCTCATTGCTGACGTTG GATGTGGAAATGGAAAATACCTTTGTATCAACAAGCAAGCCTACAAAGTAGGTTGTGACTATTGTCTGCCTCTGGTGGAATCAGCAAGGGAGCAGAGCTACGAAGCCATGGTATGTGACAGCTTGCATTTACCATATCGAGATCAGTGTTTTGATGCCATTCTATCAATCGCAG TGATTCACCATTTTTCCACAAAAGAACGCCGCATTCAAGCAATAAAGGAGATGGCAAGGGTTTTACGTGTAAGAGGGAAAATTATGATCTATGTATGGGCAATGGAACAAAACAGACGTAAGTTTGAAAAGCAAGATATTTTTGTTCCATGGAGTCCTGCACCTCCACCCTCAGGATCAGCAGGGTCCAAAATGCTAAATGGAGAAGGTCGATCATTCCAACACAATAATAATGATGATGTTTTTCAAAAAGACAGCTCTTTTAATACAAATAAGCTGCCAAACAATGAATTGGATATGCGTAAAAAACACACAAAGGGAAAGGAAGCACCCTCTTTGGGAATGGAGAATACATTTCtaattgaaaaatctttaaaGTTATGGCTGTTTTCTCAATCGCTGAATTCTACACTACAATTCAGCAGCAATAATAGAACAAAAAACCCCAAAGATCTGTGGATGTTTCAGGATTATGTTGCTTCACTTAAAACAAATAGTATGATAAAGTCCTTTGAACAAAGCAAAACTGACCACGTGGCCAGATTTGCTTCTAATGAGTTTTCCTACGGGCACAATTCTGAAACCGTTTTTGATGTCCTTTCCAAGTCACAATCACCTGGCCATTACAGCAATTCAGAGCCACACGCCCAATTATTTGACTGTCCACCCACAGGATCATTTGAAATCCAAGAATCTTCCAGCATATTTCATGGCTGCGCTGAAGTTTCCTTTCCCGATCTTGCTTCACCGCCTTTGCTTCAAAATGAGCTCTGCAACTGTGCTGGTGCAAATGAATCTGCAACCAACACCACCCGTGAGAATAATATTGACCATGCGCATCCACAGATGCGGAGAAGCTTGACTACTGACTCAGGTGACTGGCCTTTGGAGCCTTGGGTATCGGTAAAGGACAAAAAGGATCAGATTGCTTACAACAGTACTTGTCTCCGATACTATCATGTTTTCAAACAAGGCGAGCTTATTGAGCTCATTGACAAGTACACTGAAGGCCTGCAAGTGATTCAAACATATTACGATCACGCTAACTGGTGTGTTGTCGTGGAAAAAGTAAGAGTTTACCAAACTTGA